A single region of the Amphiura filiformis chromosome 7, Afil_fr2py, whole genome shotgun sequence genome encodes:
- the LOC140156768 gene encoding vesicle-associated membrane protein 3-like isoform X1, giving the protein MAAPPPAGGPGAPGAPSGPTPAPTNKRLQQTQAQVDEVVDIMRVNVDKVLERDQKLSELDDRADALQQGASQFETNAGKLKRKYWWKNCKMMIILGVIIAVILIIIIVVIVQKTKD; this is encoded by the exons GGCAGCACCTCCACCAGCAGGCGGCCCAGGAGCACCAGGAGCTCCCAGTGGACCAACACCAGCACCAACTAATAAGAGGTTACAGCAAACTCAAGCACAAGTAGATGAG GTTGTGGATATTATGCGAGTAAATGTAGACAAGGTATTGGAAAGAGATCAGAAATTGTCAGAATTGGATGACCGTGCAG ATGCACTCCAACAAGGAGCATCACAATTTGAGACAAATGCCGGCAAACTGAAGAGGAAGTACTGGTGGAAGAACTGTAAGATGATGATTATTCTAGGAGTAATCATAGCTGtcatacttatcatcattatcg TTGTAATAGTTCAAAAGACAAAAGATTAA
- the LOC140156768 gene encoding vesicle-associated membrane protein 3-like isoform X2, translating into MAAPPPAGGPGAPGAPSGPTPAPTNKRLQQTQAQVDEVVDIMRVNVDKVLERDQKLSELDDRADALQQGASQFETNAGKLKRKYWWKNCKMMIILGVIIAVILIIIIVWATQ; encoded by the exons GGCAGCACCTCCACCAGCAGGCGGCCCAGGAGCACCAGGAGCTCCCAGTGGACCAACACCAGCACCAACTAATAAGAGGTTACAGCAAACTCAAGCACAAGTAGATGAG GTTGTGGATATTATGCGAGTAAATGTAGACAAGGTATTGGAAAGAGATCAGAAATTGTCAGAATTGGATGACCGTGCAG ATGCACTCCAACAAGGAGCATCACAATTTGAGACAAATGCCGGCAAACTGAAGAGGAAGTACTGGTGGAAGAACTGTAAGATGATGATTATTCTAGGAGTAATCATAGCTGtcatacttatcatcattatcg TATGGGCCACGCAGTAA